In Drosophila nasuta strain 15112-1781.00 chromosome 2R, ASM2355853v1, whole genome shotgun sequence, a single genomic region encodes these proteins:
- the LOC132786347 gene encoding dnaJ homolog subfamily B member 12 has product MDGNKDEAQRCIDLAVQALAERKIDKAEKFLLKAERLYPTDNAKRLLAQVKSTSSNNSTNGGAKERPAAAADEKDTGPRKRVNSDSRNHAPDYTNDQLEAVRKVKKCKDYYEVLGVSKSATDSEIKKAYKKLALQLHPDKNKAPGSVEAFKALGNAAGVLTDAEKRKNYDLYGINESHSGHGNGGGHHGHGQHYNDYGYSRGFQADISAEELFNMFFNGGFPQQNVYMRQQRRRHQAREDRDSNNSSALINLLPILLLIGLSMMSSFFISDPMYSLSPSHKYSVKRETNGLKIPYYVKDNFYSEYQGSVARLEESVEEDFVNHLKHSCSRERNYRDSMLAKARTFGDRDLYRKAQNINTPSCENLQKYLIT; this is encoded by the exons ATGGACGGGAACAAAGACGAGGCGCAGCGTTGCATCGATCTCGCTGTGCAGGCGCTGGCAGAACGCAAAATTGACAAGGCCGAAAAGTTTTTGCTCAAAGCCGAGCGACTTTATCCCACGGACAATGCAAAAA GGCTGTTGGCACAGGTGAAAAGCACCTCGAGCAACAATAGCACCAATGGCGGCGCCAAGGAGCGTcccgctgcagcagctgatGAAAAGGATACTGGACCGCGTAAGCGCGTCAATTCCGACTCACGCAATCACGCTCCCGACTACACCAACGATCAGCTGGAGGCAGTGCGTAAAGTCAAAAA GTGTAAGGACTATTATGAGGTGCTGGGCGTTAGCAAATCAGCCACTGATTCTGAGATTAAAAAGGCGTATAAGAAGCTGGCATTACAACTGCATCCCGACAAGAATAAGGCACCCGGCTCAGTGGAGGCATTCAAGGCACTGGGCAATGCGGCTGGTGTTTTGACCGATGCGGAAAAGCGCAAGAACTACGATCTGTATGGCATCAATGAGTCgcatagcggacatggcaaTGGCGGTGGACACCATGGACATGGACAGCATTACAATGACTATGGTTATTCCCGCGGCTTCCAGGCCGACATCAGTGCTGAGGAACTGTTCAATATGTTCTTCAATGGCGGTTTTCCGCAGCAAAATGTTTACATGcgtcagcagcgacgtcgGCATCAGGCTCGCGAGGACAGAGAT TCTAATAACTCTTCTGCCTTAATCAATCTGTTGCCCATTTTGTTGCTCATTGGACTGTCCATGATGTCGTCGTTCTTCATATCGGATCCCATGTACAGCTTATCGCCATCACA CAAATACTCGGTTAAACGCGAGACAAACGGTCTGAAGATTCCTTATTATGTCAAAGATAATTTCTATTCTGAGTATCAGGGTTCGGTGGCGAGACTTGAGGAATCGGTTGAAGAAGATTTCGTCAATCATTTGAAGCACTCGTGCAGTCGGGAACGCAACTATC GCGATTCAATGTTGGCCAAGGCACGAACCTTTGGAGATCGAGATCTGTATCGCAAGGCGCAGAACATTAATACGCCGTCGTGCGAGAAtttgcaaaagtatttaatcACATGA
- the LOC132786348 gene encoding huntingtin-interacting protein K, producing the protein MAETEPEVEVNGEAEGEAEDDSQEQDKKQKKQTRHDGGAADLERVTDYAEEKEISAANISSAVEQFGNQRDKENSLRVAREKELQKVQVKKEDIELIMNELLVSKTLAEKVLREQSGDVVAALEAIISN; encoded by the exons ATGGCGGAAACAGAGCCCGAGGTCGAGGTCAACGGTGAAGCTGAAGGCGAGGCCGAAGACGATTCCCAAGAGCAggacaaaaagcaaaagaagcaAACGCGTCACGATGGCGGCGCCGCTGATTTGGAACGTGTGACGGATTACGCCGAGGAGAAGGAAATTTCAGCGGCGAATATTTCAAGT GCTGTGGAACAATTTGGCAATCAGCGTGACAAGGAGAATAGTCTGAGGGTGGCCAGGGAGAAGGAGCTGCAAAAGGTGCAGGTGAAGAAGGAGGACATTGAACTGATC ATGAACGAGCTGCTGGTTAGCAAAACGTTGGCTGAGAAGGTGCTGCGGGAGCAGAGCGGCGATGTTGTGGCCGCCTTGGAAGCCATCATTAGCAATTAA